A portion of the endosymbiont of Galathealinum brachiosum genome contains these proteins:
- the lptB gene encoding LPS export ABC transporter ATP-binding protein, with product MNILRAENMVKRFNKRTVVNNVSIHVQSGEVVGLLGPNGAGKTTSFYMMVGLIPVNEGHITLNQHDITLLPMHNRAKLGIGYLPQEASVFRKLTVAENILSILQIRPELNNEQRDLLLQNLLDELQIDHIRDNTGISLSGGERRRVEIARALATEPEFILLDEPFAGVDPISVLEIQRIIKQLTEKNIGVLITDHNVRETLGICERAYILSSGEVIAEGSPQVVLEDQQVKDVYLGQNFSL from the coding sequence ATGAATATTCTTCGCGCCGAAAACATGGTTAAACGCTTTAATAAACGCACAGTGGTTAACAATGTTTCGATACATGTACAAAGTGGTGAAGTTGTTGGCCTGTTAGGCCCAAACGGAGCGGGCAAAACCACCAGCTTTTATATGATGGTGGGATTAATTCCCGTGAACGAAGGGCACATCACCCTTAACCAGCATGACATTACCCTTCTACCTATGCATAATCGAGCCAAACTGGGCATCGGTTATTTGCCTCAGGAAGCCTCTGTATTTCGCAAGCTAACCGTCGCTGAAAATATTCTATCCATTTTACAAATACGCCCCGAACTTAATAATGAACAACGCGATTTACTTCTACAAAATCTATTAGATGAGTTACAGATAGATCACATCCGTGACAATACGGGCATTAGCCTGTCCGGTGGTGAACGCCGTCGTGTTGAAATCGCCCGTGCCCTGGCAACTGAACCCGAGTTCATCCTGCTCGATGAACCTTTCGCCGGTGTTGACCCGATTTCTGTACTGGAAATTCAGCGCATCATTAAACAGCTCACTGAAAAAAATATAGGTGTTCTCATTACCGACCATAATGTTCGTGAAACACTGGGCATATGTGAGCGAGCTTATATTTTAAGTTCTGGCGAGGTTATAGCAGAGGGCAGCCCGCAAGTTGTATTAGAAGACCAACAGGTAAAAGATGTTTATCTGGGTCAAAATTTTAGTCTATAA
- the kdsC gene encoding 3-deoxy-manno-octulosonate-8-phosphatase KdsC, giving the protein MQDILEKAKKIKLVIFDIDGVLTSGALFIGDDGQEYKAFNSKDGHGLRMLQDGGVEVAIITGRSSNVVEHRAKDLGITRIYQGKRQKLPAYEELIKEMGVSHEEVAYVGDDVVDLPVMSKVGLAICVQDGHSFVKQHSHWITESNGGCGAGRDVCEMILDAQGKLHDMLQSYISV; this is encoded by the coding sequence ATGCAAGATATTTTAGAAAAAGCTAAAAAAATTAAACTGGTTATTTTTGATATTGATGGTGTACTGACAAGCGGTGCCCTTTTTATTGGCGATGACGGGCAGGAATATAAAGCATTTAACTCAAAAGATGGTCACGGTCTGCGTATGTTACAGGACGGTGGAGTAGAAGTTGCCATTATCACCGGCCGATCATCTAATGTAGTTGAACATCGTGCAAAAGATCTGGGTATTACCCGTATTTACCAGGGAAAACGTCAGAAACTTCCAGCCTACGAAGAGTTAATAAAAGAAATGGGCGTGAGCCATGAAGAAGTTGCTTACGTTGGTGATGATGTGGTTGATTTACCCGTCATGAGTAAAGTAGGTCTGGCCATTTGCGTTCAGGACGGTCACTCATTTGTAAAACAGCATTCCCACTGGATTACGGAAAGTAACGGGGGCTGTGGTGCTGGCCGTGACGTTTGTGAAATGATTCTGGATGCTCAGGGCAAGCTTCATGACATGTTGCAGTCTTATATAAGCGTCTGA
- the lptC gene encoding LPS export ABC transporter periplasmic protein LptC, with product MRTYITLAIFILIAIGSFWFLQDLTKEPITEKKPDSQFPDYFMENFSVTNMNAQGQPEYILKAKKMLHFSDDDRAELEQPFINFLQTNTNITLQSSRAVFLEKENIIHLHDKVIIHRAASKNQSELSIYTDYLKIDTQSHIAETNLAAKLKTPEVELNTIGLVLDNKQGTVKLKSQVRGIYEATN from the coding sequence ATGCGAACCTATATTACGCTAGCGATATTTATTCTTATTGCCATTGGAAGTTTCTGGTTTTTACAGGATCTGACTAAAGAGCCGATTACAGAAAAAAAACCGGACTCTCAGTTTCCTGATTACTTTATGGAAAATTTCTCTGTAACCAATATGAACGCTCAGGGTCAACCTGAGTACATACTTAAAGCAAAAAAAATGCTGCATTTCTCCGATGATGACAGAGCTGAGCTTGAGCAGCCTTTTATAAATTTCCTTCAGACGAATACTAATATCACTCTTCAGTCATCCCGAGCCGTTTTCCTTGAAAAGGAAAATATTATACACCTGCACGATAAGGTCATTATTCACCGTGCGGCATCAAAAAATCAAAGTGAACTTTCTATCTATACTGACTATCTTAAAATAGACACTCAATCACATATAGCAGAAACAAATTTAGCCGCGAAGCTAAAAACACCAGAGGTCGAGCTAAATACTATCGGGCTGGTACTGGATAATAAACAGGGTACGGTCAAATTAAAATCACAGGTCAGAGGAATTTATGAAGCAACTAACTAA
- the lptA gene encoding lipopolysaccharide transport periplasmic protein LptA: MKQLTKLNLKLIFLFLLSFSFNSLAKSTDKDAPLHIEADQLEMREKDNISIYKGHVKISKGSMKITGDEIIIKNKDGSLHKIHIMGKPATFYQLNDLNEVISAEGHLMDYKAKTGILELKEKALLVKNKNRFSSEHIIYNTLKDIVKAGNHKTSTEEETPRVKITIYPETKNNK; this comes from the coding sequence ATGAAGCAACTAACTAAATTAAACCTGAAATTGATTTTTCTGTTTTTACTGTCTTTTAGCTTTAATTCCCTGGCAAAATCAACAGACAAAGATGCGCCATTACATATTGAAGCAGATCAACTTGAAATGCGAGAAAAGGACAATATAAGCATTTATAAAGGCCATGTGAAAATTTCCAAAGGCAGTATGAAAATTACCGGTGATGAAATTATTATAAAGAATAAAGACGGCAGTCTTCATAAAATACATATCATGGGAAAACCAGCCACTTTTTATCAGTTAAATGATCTGAATGAAGTTATCAGTGCTGAAGGCCATTTAATGGACTATAAAGCAAAAACAGGCATACTTGAACTGAAAGAAAAAGCACTACTGGTAAAAAATAAAAATCGATTTAGTAGTGAACATATTATTTATAATACTCTTAAAGATATTGTAAAAGCAGGTAATCACAAGACATCTACCGAAGAAGAAACACCCAGAGTAAAAATAACCATTTATCCCGAAACCAAAAACAATAAATAA
- a CDS encoding D-arabinose 5-phosphate isomerase: MQSKQIHPEQIKKLGLAVIDTELSAVDALRAQIDDNFVSACKLMLGCEGRVVVIGMGKSGHIGNKIAATMASTGTPAFFVHPGEASHGDLGMITPKDVVIALSNSGETGEILTIIPILKRLSVPMISITGNRSSTLSTEADINLHAGVEKEACPLGLAPTSSTTVALVLGDALAVALLDARGFTEEDFALSHPGGSLGRRLLLHVKDIMHTGEQIPQVHENDTLRDALLVMTEKGLGMTGIVDDNQKVLGIYTDGDLRRTLDKNFDVHKAIIKDVMTANCKTTREHLLAAEALTEMQQNKINAMLVVDENDKLIGALNMHDLLRAGVV; this comes from the coding sequence ATACAATCTAAACAAATTCATCCTGAACAAATCAAAAAACTGGGTTTGGCTGTCATTGATACCGAGTTATCAGCCGTCGATGCACTCAGAGCTCAAATTGATGATAATTTTGTCAGTGCCTGTAAGTTAATGCTGGGCTGCGAAGGACGAGTTGTTGTCATCGGCATGGGCAAATCTGGGCATATCGGTAATAAAATCGCAGCGACAATGGCAAGCACCGGCACTCCGGCTTTTTTTGTTCATCCAGGAGAAGCCAGTCACGGTGATCTGGGCATGATCACCCCGAAAGACGTTGTCATTGCCCTTTCAAATTCAGGTGAAACCGGTGAAATACTCACCATTATCCCGATTCTCAAACGTTTATCTGTCCCTATGATCAGCATTACCGGTAACCGCTCATCTACCCTGTCTACAGAAGCAGATATTAATTTACATGCGGGGGTAGAGAAGGAAGCCTGCCCACTGGGGCTTGCTCCCACATCAAGCACAACCGTTGCACTGGTTCTAGGTGATGCTTTAGCCGTCGCCCTGTTAGATGCCCGTGGATTTACTGAAGAAGATTTTGCCCTGTCACACCCCGGTGGAAGCCTGGGTAGACGTTTACTGCTTCATGTAAAAGATATTATGCACACCGGTGAGCAAATACCTCAGGTACATGAAAATGACACTTTACGTGATGCCCTGTTAGTCATGACTGAAAAAGGTCTGGGCATGACCGGAATTGTAGATGATAATCAAAAAGTATTAGGCATTTACACTGATGGTGATTTGCGTCGCACACTGGATAAAAATTTCGATGTGCATAAAGCCATTATAAAAGATGTGATGACCGCAAACTGCAAAACTACGCGGGAGCACCTTCTGGCAGCTGAAGCATTAACTGAAATGCAGCAAAACAAAATAAATGCCATGTTAGTTGTTGATGAAAACGATAAATTAATTGGTGCACTGAATATGCATGATTTATTGCGTGCAGGTGTCGTGTAA